CACCCCAGTATTCATCCGCGCCGGCGCCGACCAGAACTACAAGGTGACGCCGGAGCAGATCGACGCCGCCATCACTCCGCAGACCAAGTGGGTGCTGCTCAACTCGCCCTCCAACCCCTCGGGCGCCGCCTATTCCGCCGACGAGCTGAAGGCGATAGCCGAGGTGCTGCGCCGCCATCCGCATGTCTGGATCATGACCGACGACATGTATGAGCACATCCTCTACGACGGCTTCGAATTCGCGACAATCGCCCAGGTCGCGCCCGACCTGTACGATCGCACGCTTACCATCAACGGCTGCTCCAAGGCCTATTCGATGACCGGCTGGCGGATCGGCTTCGCCGGCGGCCCGGTCGCGCTGATCAAGGCGATGGCCAAGCTCCAGTCGCAATCCACGTCCAACCCCTGCTCGATCGCGCAGGCGGCCGCGACCGCCGCGCTCAACGGCGACCAGGCCTTCCTCAAGGATCGCGCCGCCGCCTTCCAGAAGCGCCGGGACCTCGTGGTGTCGATGCTGAACCAGGCGAAGGGCATCAACTGCCCCCGCCCCGAAGGCGCCTTCTATGTCTATCCGGACGTTTCCGGCCTGATCGGCCTCAGCACCCCGAAGGGCAAGCTGATCGCCAACGACTCCGACCTGATCGATTATTTCCTCGACGATCACCAGGTCGCCGCCGTCCCTGGCGCAGCCTTCGGCGTCGAGCCGGCCTTCCGCGTCAGCTACGCCACCTCGGAGGCGATCCTGACCACGGCGTGCGAGCGCATCCAGGAAGCCGCGGCGGCGCTGCGGTAAGCGGGATCGTTTCGGGGCGCGGCGGCCAAAACGTTGAATCCGTTTGGCTGCCCCCCATCTGTGTGGCAATATAGTCACAGATGGAAAAAAGGTTTGCCCTTTGACCGACAGTCCTAACCGGCCGCTGATCGCCGGGATTTCGGCCGGCCTGCTGTTGCTGGCGGCGGCGGGAACCATGGCGACCCGCAGCCCGGCGGTAGCGCCTGCACCTCGAGTCGATCCCGGCCCGATCGTGCGAGTGCCTGCCCCTGCCGTCGATCCCGCCGAAGCAGGGAAGACCGCAACCGCCGTGTTCGCGGGCGGCTGTTTCTGGGGCGTGCAGGGCGTGTTCCAGCATGTCGATGGCGTGACCTCGGCCGTATCGGGCTATTCGGGCGGCAACGCCCAGTCGGCCGACTATGAGACGGTTGGCACCGGCGCCACCGGCCATGCGGAAGCGGTGAAGATCACCTATGATCCCAAGCGGGTCAGCTATGGCGCGCTGCTGCGCATCTTCTTCGCGGTGGTCGCCGACCCCACCACGCTCAATCGCCAGGGTCCGGATCGCGGCACCCAATATCGCACCGCGATCTTCCCCACCACGCCGCAGCAAAAGGCAGTTGCCCAGGCCTATATCGCCCAGCTCGGAGCGGCCAAGGTCTGGAAGGCACCGATCGTGACCCGGGTGGAGCGCTATCGCGGCTTCTATCCGGCCGAGAAATACCACCAGGATTTCCTCGTCCGGAAACCCGACTATCCCTATATCGTCTATAATGACCTGCCCAAGGTCGAGGCGCTGCGCGTCGCCTTCCCCACTCATTGGCGCAAGCAGCCGGTGACGGTGTACCCGGTCGGCTGACCATCACCCGGTCATTCCAGCGAAAGCCGGGATGACACCCATGGCCGTCACGCCGCCAGCGGGAACCCCAGCAGCTTTTGCTGAACCGCGACCAGCGCTCGGGCATCCTGCCCGACCATGTCGAGGATAGCCGGGTCGGCGGCGTCCATGCCGCCGGTCAGCACCCCGAAGGACGGCAGGATCAGCTTGCTCCGCCCCGCGACGAAGCAGGGCCGGGACACCCGCCGGCCGCGCAGGGTCACCTTATATTTGGGATGGTAATGGCCCGAAACCTCGGGCCGCCGGTCGTCGGCATCGGCCTCGTGCCGCAGAATCAGCCCCTGGAGCTCGACCTCCGCCGCCACCGTGCCACCGAGCGGATCGGAGAAGGCGCGGTCATGATTGCCGACGATCCAGGTCCAGCGCACCCGCGCCGTCAGCAGGCTCAGCAGCCCGCGCGCCTCGTCGCCGAGACGGGCAATGCCGCCGCGATCGTGAAAGCTGTCCCCGAGACAATAGAGCGCCCGCGCCCCGGTCTGCTCGACCAGCGCGGAGACGCGGCGCAGTGTCTCGATCGAATCATAGGGCGGCAACATCTGGCCGCGCACCGCATAGCTGCTCGCCTTCTCGAGATGCAGGTCGGCCAGCAGCAGGCTGGCGGAGTCGGGATGAAATAGCCCGCCTTCCGGCAATGCGCACAAGTCGACCGAACAGAACGAAAAGGGAACCATGGAGCCGATATATCCGGTTCGGCGGCGGGAGCAAGGCCTTGCCTTCCCGATCTCCAGTCGTTCCGGAGGAACCGGAATCGCGGAAGAACGCCCGGCGGCCTGGTCCTCGGATAATTTCAGCCTCCGCCGGAATGACGAAATGGGTCGCGGAGCCTTCCATCCCTCGCGCGAAATGACTAGCCCTAGGGGCATGGATCTTTACCTGCCCATTGCCGGCCTGTCGGTGAACATCCTCGTGATCATCGGCCTGGGCGGACTGGTCGGCATCCTGTCGGGCATGTTCGGCGTGGGCGGCGGTTTCCTGACGACGCCGTTGATGATCTTCTACGGCATTCCGCCGGCCGTCGCCGTGGCCTCCTCCGCGCCGCAGATCACGGGCGCCAGCGTCTCGGGCGTGCTGGCGCACGGCAACCGCGACGGCGTCGATTATCATATGGGCGCAGTGCTCGTGGTCGGGGGCGCGATCGGGTCGCTGATCGGCGGTTTCCTGTTCCGCATCCTCCAGGACGTCGGCCAGATCGATACGGTCGTCTCGGTCATGTATGTCGTGATGCTGGGGGGCATCGGCATCTTCATGGCGCGCGACGCGATCCACGCGCTCCTCGCCGAATGGCGGGGCGAACGCCCGACATCGACCAGCAAGCGCCACCATCCGCTGATCGCGGTGCTGCCCTTCCGCTGGCGCTTCTACCGCTCGGGCCTGTACATCTCGCCGCTGGCGCCATTGCTGCTCGGCTTCGCCACCGGCATCATGACCGTGCTGATGGGGGTCGGCGGCGGCTTCATCCTGGTGCCGGCGATGATCTATCTGCTCGGCATGTCCGCCCGCGTGGTGGTAGGCACCTCGCTGTTCCAGATATTGTTCGTCACCGCCGCGACCACGCTGGTCCATGCGATGACCACCCAGAAGGTCGACCTGGTGCTGACCGGACTGCTGCTGATCGGCAGCGTCACGGGTGCCCAGTTCGGCGCACGCTTCGCGATGAAGATGAAGCCCGAATATCTGCGCCTGATCCTTGCCTTCATCGTCCTGGTCGTCGCGATCCGGATGCTGCTCGGCCTCACCTGGCGCCCGCCCGAGATCTTCACGGTGCAGGCGTTGTGAGCGGGCTCCCGCCCGCGGTGCGGCACCAGCCCGCTCCCCCACCCGGCCCCCCATTGATTGTACCCTGTGGGAGGTCGGGTGGGGGAGCGGGCTGGTGCCGCGCGTTTCAGCGAAAGCTGAAACAGACAAGGCGACGCCGGCTTCTGATCTTCCTGCTGGCGCCGCTGCTGGTCGCGGCCGAAAGCCCGCGGCTCGTCCCCGATGTGTCGCAGCGCAAGATCGAGATCATCTATAGTTTCACCGGCGCCGAACTGCTGCTGTTCGGGGCGATCCTCTATCCGGGCGGCCGCGCGCCGAGCGACGACGCCCAGATCGCGGTGGTGGTGAAAGGCCCGCAGGAGCCGGTGCTGATCCGCGAGAAGCGCAAGATCGCCGGTATGTGGATCAACGCCGACAGCGCCGATTTCCGATCGGTGCCGAGCTTCTATGCGCTCGCCTCGTCGAAGCCCATCGCCGGCATCGTCGATCCGCGCACCGCCGTGATCTACGAACTGGGGATCGACAATCTCCAGCTGTCGCCCGCCAGCGGCGGCGACCCGGCCGAGGACCGCCGCTTCGAGGCTGGGCTGATCGACCTCAAGCGCCGCGGGGGCTATTATTCCGAAACCGACCGTGGCGTCGAAATCAGCGAAGGCGTGCTCTATCGCGCGCGCATCGCGATACCGGCGCGCGTCCCGGTCGGCAGCTACACCGCCGAGACCTTCCTGATCGAGAAGGGCCGGGTCATCGCCGCCGCGACCCGGAAGATCGAGATACATAAATCGGGGATGGAGGCCTTTGTCGCGCGTGCCGCCGAACGGCACAGCTTCCTCTACGGGCTGACTGCGGTACTGCTGTCGCTGATGCTGGGCTGGGCGGCGAGCGCCGCCTTCCGTCGCCTGCGCGAATAGGAGCCGTTCAGGCCTTCACGGTCTGCAGATGCGCGTCGATCAGCGCATCGCTGGTGGCGACCATCGCCGCACAGGGCCCCTGGCTGCCGAAGATATGATGCGCGCTCATCGCGCCTTCGATGACCAGCAGCAGGCCATCGGCAAGCTCCTCCGGCCGATCGACATGAAGCTCGCGGGTGATGCTGACGATCAGCGCCCTTGTGTCGGCCTTGCATTGTTCCAGCACGACACGGCCGGGATGGCCTGGCTCCGGAATCTCGACCGCGGTGTTGCTCATCGGGCAGCCACGGAAATCGGGCGCGGCGACCTTGCGGGCGAAATGGCGGATCACCGCGCGGAGTTGGTCACGAGGATCCTCGCCGGCCGCATCCAGGACCTCGCGCATCGCGGCACGCCCCTCCCTGGCGCTTTCCTCCAGACAGGCGGCGACCAGATCATCCTTGGAGGCGAAGGCGCGGTAGAGGCTCGGCTTGGTAACGCCGGCCTTGCAGACGATTTCGTCGACGCCGACCGCGCGGATGCCGCGATGATAGAAGAGATCGCGAGCGGCCTCGAACACGCGGACCGCGGCGGTCTTCTTTCCGGTTCCATCACCGTCGCAGCAGAAGGACTTCTTGGACGCAGACACGGTTGATCCCATCTCCTCAATGGGAGGTCTATGTAACAGTTCGGTACGCCTGTTTCAATATGGCGACGAACGGCCGGGATACAGCCTCCCGCCGAGGGAGCTCAGGCGCCGATCACCGGGTCTATCTTGGCACGCAGTTCCACATATTCCGCGGCCGGATCGCTATCCGCGACGATGCCGCCGCCGGCCCGGGCGATCAGTCGCGTGGGCGTCGCCGCGATCGAGCGGATGACGATGGAACTGTCCATCGCTCCATCCTCGCCCAGTGCGAAGACGACGCCGAAGAAGGGGCCGCGTCCCGAATCCTCGATCCCGTCGATGATCTCGACCGCGCGGCGCTTGGGTGCGCCCGTGATCGATCCACCGGGAAAGGTCGCGGCGAGCAGGCCGATCGCATCTTCTCCTTCGCGCAGCCGCGCCTCAACCGCCGAGACGAGGTGCCAGACGGAAGCGAATCGCTCCAGCCCGGCCAGCTGCGGGACGGTGACGCTCCCTTCCTCGGCAACAATCGAAAGATCGTTGCGCAGCAGATCGCAGATCATCAGATTCTCCGCGCGATCCTTGGGCGAGGCCGCAAGCCGCTCACCATTGCGGCGATCCTCCTCCTCATCGGCGCTGCGCGGGGCGGTGCCCTTGATCGGGCGGGTCTCGATCCGCCCGTCGCGATCACATCGGACGAAGCGCTCGGGCGAGGCGCTGAGCAGCGCGCTGCCTCCGCCCAGATCCAGATAGGAAGCGAACGGAGCCGGCGTGCGGGCACGCAGCGCGAGATAGGCGGCCGGGGCATCGAAGCCTTCGGGCCGCAAGGCGGTGAAGCTGATGCTGATGTTCGCCTGATAGATGTCCCCCGCGCGCAGATAGGCGAGCACCTCGCCGATCATGGCGCGGTGACGATCGGGATCGGTTTCCTCGGCCCAGTCGAGCGCCCCAGGGTCGGGCAGGACGGGGACCGGATCGGCGGCCAGCAACCGGTCCAGCCGCTGCGTGGCGCTCAGCGCCCCACGCGGCCGGGCGAAGCCCCAGGCACGCCGCTCGCGATGATCGAAGCCCAGCAGCAGATCATAGCGGCGGACCAACAGCGCCGGCAGGGCGGGATCGCCCCGATGACGGCTGGCGACACCGAGCGCGCTCGGCCCGAGATCATAGGAGAGCAAGCCGATCAGCCCGCCCGTGAAGGGCATCGGCCCCTGCCCCGACGCCGAACGATGCAGCCGGCGCAGCGCAGCGATTGCCTGGTCCATCGTGGCGACGGGCAGCCGCACCTCTTCGACGGGATCGACCGCGATATAGGAGGCGGCCGAACGCGGATCGCCCAGCGCAGCGCTGTCGAGGAAGGCGATGCCGGGCCGGCCCGCCAGCCGGGCGAACCAGTCGCCCGGATCGACCCAGGAAAGCTCGCGCGCCAGCAGATCGTCGGTCACTTGCTGCGCGCCTTGATCCAGAGATGGCGCGCCAGCATCAGCGGCGGCATGCGCATCCAGTGCGAGCGGACATAGAAGCCGAGGCGGTTGAGCGGCCGGATCGGCCGGCCCCACCCGTCGCGGGCCAGGATCCGGCGGATGAACAGCGCGTCGCGCATCCGGTCATGACCGGCGATGCGCGGTTCGACCGGGGTGGCGAACAGCCGATCGGCGAGACGCAGCGCCAGCGCCACGGGCCCTCGCATATCGTGGAGCCGGGCGCGGGCATCGAGCTTCTTCCAGAAATCGGGGGCCGAAGCGAACAGCCGCAGCAGCCGATCGATATCCCACAGGTTGCGCAGGCCGCCGGAGAGATCGCCATCGGCAAAGAGGTGGCAGGCCGCATGCACGATCATGTCGGCCGGACACAGGATGCGCAGACCCGCCGCAATCTCGATACTGTCGGCTACCAGCGCCCCGGCGTCCGGCGTCGGGCGCGCGGTGAGCGGCAATATCGTGTGATGCAGATCGATCATGCCGCCGCGATCGGGATGGATCAGCGGCGGCAGCTCATGCATCCACCGGCGATAATAGCCCTGGGTGTAGGGATCGTCCTTCGCCCAGACGAAGCCGGCGCCGAGCAGGGCGGCCTCGGCCTCGTCGATCCGATCGCGCGGCACCAATATGTCGAGATCGCCGACCACGCGGCCGACGGCGGCGGGGAGCCCCGCGAAGGCGAAGGCGCTGCCCTTGAGCAGGATCGGCGCGATGCCCAGCGGCGCCAGCGCGCGGCGCGCCATCTCCACCTCCCAGAGCGCCTGGGTGCGGCCGAACTCGGCCTCGGCACGGGCATCTTCCAGCGCGCGCGCGACCGGGCCGGGCAGCGGCATGTCGGCGAGGCGGTAGGCAAGGCTGCCGTCCAGCCTTTCGGCGCGGGCGATCGACAGCAGGCTGGTCCACGCGTCGGCCCCCAGGCCCAGCACCGAGACCGGATCGGCAAGCGCGGTGGCCAGCGGGCGGGCGTCCTTCATATCCCCGCCTCGGCGCAGAACTGCTCGACGATGGCGACGCCGCTGGCGCTGTCGGGATAGGCGAAGCGTGCGGCAGGCACCGTCTCGGCGATGGTGACGAGCCGATCGAACGCGGGCTGGCCGAGCGGGATATAATTGGTCGAACCCTCGGTGATCCGCGCGAACAGCTCCGACTTGCTGACGCCGTCGCTGGCCGGTTCATAGCCATAGGAGGGGAAGAGGATCAGCGCCGGCTCGGCGGGCTCGTCCATCCGGGCGACCGCGTCCTCGCGGGGGCGCAAGTGGCGCAGTTCGCCCTTGGGCGTGCCACTCAGACGCGGGCCGAACCGGGCGGGATCGGCAATCCGCGCCTCCATCTCCGCGATGGCGCTGTTCTTGAGGCTGATCGCACGCGGGAAGGGGAAGGCAAGGCCGGTCGCGAGGTCGATCAGCACGAACTCGTCGGCCATCAGCCGCCAGCCCGCCTCTCCCAGCAAGGCGGCGAGGGTCGATTTGCCGGAACCGCTGTCGCCGGGCAGGATCAGCGCCTTGCCGCCGCGCTCCACCGCCGCGGCATGAACGAGCAGGAAGCGGCGCTCGCCCAGCGCCACCTGCATGTTCATCGCCATCTCGATGGCGAGCAGGCCATGCCGCAGGGCCATCGGCACCGTGTCCGGCAGGACATGATCGCCCTCGATCGCAACCTGCGGATGCAGCCAGCGCCGCCACGGCCGCGGCGGGCCGATCCTGGCGGTGACCGTCGCCATGCCCTCCTCCGGCAACGGATAGCCCGCATAAAGACGGCGGAGCGCCGCGACCGGGGCCGACCACGGCGAACCGATCCGATAGGAAACCGGGCCGATGCGAACATGGAAAGCGTGCATCAGCCCGCCTGCACCAGCCCGATGGCGATCAGCTCGGCAAGCCGGGCCTCTACGACCGCCCGTGCCTCTTCATCCTCGGCTAGACCGAGATTGACGCACAGGCGGCACGTGAGCCCGGCGGCGCCATCCGGCGCTTCCGCGAGCAGCTGGAGCATTTCGGGCACCGGACTGTCCAGGAAATGGGTGGCGCCCGACGGACGATGGAAGATCAGACTCATCCCGTCGATCACGTGGGTGCGGCACTGGCCGGGATAATCGGTGCGGTAGGTCGGTGCTGTCACCGTTCGGCCGTAGCGGGCATGCCCGGATCAGATTCGGCTCTGGATCGAGGAATAGCAGGTATAGCCCTGCTTCCCCATCGTCAGCTTCTTGATATAATTGTTGAAGGCGTTGGTCGCGTTCTGGTTGTAGCCCGAGTAACGGGTGCCATAGGCCAGCGAGTTCTTGACGTCCTCGCCCTTCAGGGGGGTTTCCGGCGGATCATAGCTCTGCGCAGTGTTGGGGTTCACCACTGTACCATCCTTCTTGATCCATTTGCCCGCCTGGCTGCTCTGCGGAACCGGGATCGAGCAGGTGATCCCTGAAACCGCCGCATTGGCGATGCCCGGCTTGACCGTGACGATGGCCGCGGTGCCCAGCGTGGCTATCCGCAGCAGGCCGCGACGGCTCTGCAGCGCCTGCCCCTCTTCAACCTCTTCGGTCACCGGCCGATCGGCCTCGGGCTGCTGATCTTCGTTACGCATGATACTCCCCACACCGCTCCGCCGTCTTACCGCCAATCGCCAATCGAGGCGAGGGGCAGATTGCAACATCCATCACCGCGCGCCCGGGCTGGCTTTTCTGTCCGATAGATTTCACAATTCGGTTATAATGAGGACGGATGAAGCATGAAACCCTGCCGGAGCCCGGCCAGGATGGCGCAATGACCGAGCGGCGGCATGGTCGGGCCGCGCTGGCCTTCGCCATCGTCGCGGCGGCGGCGTGGCTGCTGGCCGCACCGCTCGCGGCATCGGCGGTGGTCGGCCTGGTCGCCGCCTTCTTCGTCTGGATTTCCACGGCGCCGGCCAGCCAGTTGCCGGTGCTCGTCCCGCCCCCCGCCGCCGACACGCCCGACCGCACCCAAGAGGTGATCGATGCGGTCGACGACGCGCTGCTGATCATTGAACGACAACGCATCACCTATGCCAACCATGCCGCGCGCCGACTGTTCGGCACCGAGCGGGTGGAGGGCGATTTCCGCCT
The sequence above is drawn from the Rhizorhabdus dicambivorans genome and encodes:
- a CDS encoding pyridoxal phosphate-dependent aminotransferase, producing the protein MSLIAPALNRISPSPTLAMTSRVLELKAKGIDVIGLSAGEPDFDTPDFVKQAAIEAINAGKTKYTNVDGTAELKAAIAAKFKRDNGLTYEASQISVNVGGKHTLFNALVATVSAGDEVIIPAPYWVSYPDIVQFAGGTPVFIRAGADQNYKVTPEQIDAAITPQTKWVLLNSPSNPSGAAYSADELKAIAEVLRRHPHVWIMTDDMYEHILYDGFEFATIAQVAPDLYDRTLTINGCSKAYSMTGWRIGFAGGPVALIKAMAKLQSQSTSNPCSIAQAAATAALNGDQAFLKDRAAAFQKRRDLVVSMLNQAKGINCPRPEGAFYVYPDVSGLIGLSTPKGKLIANDSDLIDYFLDDHQVAAVPGAAFGVEPAFRVSYATSEAILTTACERIQEAAAALR
- the msrA gene encoding peptide-methionine (S)-S-oxide reductase MsrA, coding for MTDSPNRPLIAGISAGLLLLAAAGTMATRSPAVAPAPRVDPGPIVRVPAPAVDPAEAGKTATAVFAGGCFWGVQGVFQHVDGVTSAVSGYSGGNAQSADYETVGTGATGHAEAVKITYDPKRVSYGALLRIFFAVVADPTTLNRQGPDRGTQYRTAIFPTTPQQKAVAQAYIAQLGAAKVWKAPIVTRVERYRGFYPAEKYHQDFLVRKPDYPYIVYNDLPKVEALRVAFPTHWRKQPVTVYPVG
- the pdeM gene encoding ligase-associated DNA damage response endonuclease PdeM — its product is MVPFSFCSVDLCALPEGGLFHPDSASLLLADLHLEKASSYAVRGQMLPPYDSIETLRRVSALVEQTGARALYCLGDSFHDRGGIARLGDEARGLLSLLTARVRWTWIVGNHDRAFSDPLGGTVAAEVELQGLILRHEADADDRRPEVSGHYHPKYKVTLRGRRVSRPCFVAGRSKLILPSFGVLTGGMDAADPAILDMVGQDARALVAVQQKLLGFPLAA
- a CDS encoding sulfite exporter TauE/SafE family protein, whose amino-acid sequence is MDLYLPIAGLSVNILVIIGLGGLVGILSGMFGVGGGFLTTPLMIFYGIPPAVAVASSAPQITGASVSGVLAHGNRDGVDYHMGAVLVVGGAIGSLIGGFLFRILQDVGQIDTVVSVMYVVMLGGIGIFMARDAIHALLAEWRGERPTSTSKRHHPLIAVLPFRWRFYRSGLYISPLAPLLLGFATGIMTVLMGVGGGFILVPAMIYLLGMSARVVVGTSLFQILFVTAATTLVHAMTTQKVDLVLTGLLLIGSVTGAQFGARFAMKMKPEYLRLILAFIVLVVAIRMLLGLTWRPPEIFTVQAL
- a CDS encoding TIGR02186 family protein — encoded protein: MKQTRRRRLLIFLLAPLLVAAESPRLVPDVSQRKIEIIYSFTGAELLLFGAILYPGGRAPSDDAQIAVVVKGPQEPVLIREKRKIAGMWINADSADFRSVPSFYALASSKPIAGIVDPRTAVIYELGIDNLQLSPASGGDPAEDRRFEAGLIDLKRRGGYYSETDRGVEISEGVLYRARIAIPARVPVGSYTAETFLIEKGRVIAAATRKIEIHKSGMEAFVARAAERHSFLYGLTAVLLSLMLGWAASAAFRRLRE
- a CDS encoding TetR/AcrR family transcriptional regulator produces the protein MSASKKSFCCDGDGTGKKTAAVRVFEAARDLFYHRGIRAVGVDEIVCKAGVTKPSLYRAFASKDDLVAACLEESAREGRAAMREVLDAAGEDPRDQLRAVIRHFARKVAAPDFRGCPMSNTAVEIPEPGHPGRVVLEQCKADTRALIVSITRELHVDRPEELADGLLLVIEGAMSAHHIFGSQGPCAAMVATSDALIDAHLQTVKA
- a CDS encoding anthranilate synthase component I family protein, with translation MTDDLLARELSWVDPGDWFARLAGRPGIAFLDSAALGDPRSAASYIAVDPVEEVRLPVATMDQAIAALRRLHRSASGQGPMPFTGGLIGLLSYDLGPSALGVASRHRGDPALPALLVRRYDLLLGFDHRERRAWGFARPRGALSATQRLDRLLAADPVPVLPDPGALDWAEETDPDRHRAMIGEVLAYLRAGDIYQANISISFTALRPEGFDAPAAYLALRARTPAPFASYLDLGGGSALLSASPERFVRCDRDGRIETRPIKGTAPRSADEEEDRRNGERLAASPKDRAENLMICDLLRNDLSIVAEEGSVTVPQLAGLERFASVWHLVSAVEARLREGEDAIGLLAATFPGGSITGAPKRRAVEIIDGIEDSGRGPFFGVVFALGEDGAMDSSIVIRSIAATPTRLIARAGGGIVADSDPAAEYVELRAKIDPVIGA
- a CDS encoding nucleotidyltransferase domain-containing protein; protein product: MKDARPLATALADPVSVLGLGADAWTSLLSIARAERLDGSLAYRLADMPLPGPVARALEDARAEAEFGRTQALWEVEMARRALAPLGIAPILLKGSAFAFAGLPAAVGRVVGDLDILVPRDRIDEAEAALLGAGFVWAKDDPYTQGYYRRWMHELPPLIHPDRGGMIDLHHTILPLTARPTPDAGALVADSIEIAAGLRILCPADMIVHAACHLFADGDLSGGLRNLWDIDRLLRLFASAPDFWKKLDARARLHDMRGPVALALRLADRLFATPVEPRIAGHDRMRDALFIRRILARDGWGRPIRPLNRLGFYVRSHWMRMPPLMLARHLWIKARSK
- a CDS encoding HprK-related kinase A, with protein sequence MHAFHVRIGPVSYRIGSPWSAPVAALRRLYAGYPLPEEGMATVTARIGPPRPWRRWLHPQVAIEGDHVLPDTVPMALRHGLLAIEMAMNMQVALGERRFLLVHAAAVERGGKALILPGDSGSGKSTLAALLGEAGWRLMADEFVLIDLATGLAFPFPRAISLKNSAIAEMEARIADPARFGPRLSGTPKGELRHLRPREDAVARMDEPAEPALILFPSYGYEPASDGVSKSELFARITEGSTNYIPLGQPAFDRLVTIAETVPAARFAYPDSASGVAIVEQFCAEAGI
- a CDS encoding HPr-rel-A system PqqD family peptide chaperone, giving the protein MTAPTYRTDYPGQCRTHVIDGMSLIFHRPSGATHFLDSPVPEMLQLLAEAPDGAAGLTCRLCVNLGLAEDEEARAVVEARLAELIAIGLVQAG